The sequence below is a genomic window from Amycolatopsis sulphurea.
GCACCACACCCACGACACCGTCCTGCGAGCACAACGCTTGCCGTGAGCCCGGCCCCGATCAGCAGCAGTGGTCGCCCCGCCAGGCTTCCCGGCCTTCGCGGACCGCGACGACCGCGATCACGAGGGCCGCCACCGGATCCGCCCAGGACCAGCCGAACACCGCGTTCAGCAGCAATCCCCCCAGCAATACGGCGGAAAGGTAAGTGCACAACAACGTCTGCTTCGAATCTGCGACCGCACTGGCCGAACCGAGTTCCCGCCCCGCACGGCGTTGCGCCCCGGACAGCACGGGCATGATCACCAGTGAAACGGCCGCGAGCACGATCCCCGCCGTCGAATGCTCCGGCGCCTCACTCCGCACCAACGACCACACCGAGTCACCCGCGACGTACGCCGCCAGCAGGAAGAACGACACCGCGATCACCCGCAGCGCCGCACGTTCCCGCCGCTCCGGATCGGCCCCGGCGAACTGCCACGCGACCGCCACCGCGGAAAGCACTTCCGCCACCGAGTCCAGTCCGAACGCGACCAGAGCCGCCGACGAGGCCACCGACCCGGCAGCGATCGCGACGACCGCCTCGATCACGTTGTAGGTGATCGTCCCCGCCACCAACCATCGAATCCGGCGGCGCAGCAACGCTTTCCGCCCATCGTCCGGTACAGCGCCCGGAGCACAGCAGTCGGCTTCGCCCGCCGTCATCGCGTGACCACACGGTCTTCGTCCGCGCAGGCGTCCGTCGGCGCCACCGCGAGCACCACCTGCGTCAACTCTCCCAGCGCACGAGCGAGATGCGGATCCGCCAGCGCATAACGCACCTGACGCCCTTCGTACGCGGCGACGACGAGCCCACAGCCACGCAGGCAGGCGAGGTGATTCGAGACGTTCGACCGGCTCAGCCCGAGATGCTCGGCCAGCCGGGCCGGATACCTCACCCCGTCGAGCAGGGCCACGAGAATCCGGCACCGGGTGGGATCCGCCAACGCCCGCCCGAGCCGGGCCAGCGCGGACTCCCGCGTCTCACAGGTCACCATGGCTCGAATAGTACAGCAGTTGGTGAACCACGGCGATCGGGCCTTCGCCGCGACCGGCACGTGCCCGGACCGATCGTCTCGACGACCAGGACATCAGCCTTCGCGAACTCGACGACCTGAAGTACATCGCCCGGCCGGCGCAGCGGAATCCCGGCCACCCAGACCCTTCAGGCACCCTGACCACCACCCTCGCCCCCGGTTACTTCAGCGGCGGGACCGCAACCTGCAGCTGGGTACGCCCGCGCATCGACCTCGGCCGGGTCCACAGAACCAAAGCCCGGCTGCTGGCCGACGCCCAGACCTCAGGCGCCCACTGATCGCCAGGGAGGTGCCCGGCTCTACCCGGTCATCGGCGAGCCGCTGCCCCGGGCGGCACACACCGTGGTCGTCGACCGCTCCGCCCTCACCGGTCGCGGCCCGTCCGCACATGCCGTTCCGCGGACAACCGCTCTCGCATCTCCGGATAGTGCAGCTCGAACGCCGGCCGCTCAGAGCGGATCCGCGGCAGATCGAGGAAATTGTGCCGCGGCGGCGGGCAGCTCGTCGCCCACTCCAGCGAATTCCCGAACCCCCACGGATCGTCCACCTCGACCTTCTCCCCATAGCGGTAACTGCGGACCACGTTCCACAGGAACACCACCATGGACGCACCCAGGATGAAGGACCCGATCGTGGAGATCGTGTTCAGCAGGGTGAAGCCGTCCGTCGACAGGTAATCGGCATAGCGGCGGGGCATCCCCTCCGCGCCGAGCCAGTGCTGCACCAGGAAAGTCGCGTGGAAGCCGAGGAACGTGGTCCAGAAGTGCCATCGGCCCAGCCCCTCGTGCAACATCCGGCCGGTCATCTTGGGGAACCAGAAGTAGATCCCGGCGAAGGTGGCGAACACGATCGTGCCGAACAGCACGTAGTGGAAATGCGCCACCACGAAGTAGCTGTCGTGCACGTGGAAATCCACCGCGGGCGCGGCCAGCAGCACCCCGGTCAGCCCGCCGAGCAGGAACGTCACCATGAACCCGACCGACCACAGCATCGGCGTCTCGAAGCTCAGCGTGCCCCGCCACATGGTGCCGATCCAGTTGAAGAACTTGATCCCGGTCGGCACCGCGATCAGGAAGGTCAGGATCGAGAAGAACGGCAGCAGCACCGAGCCGGTGGCGAACATGTGATGCGCCCACACCGTCGCGGACAGCGCGGTGATACTGAGTGTCGCCAGCACCATCAACCGGTAGCCGTAGAGCGGTTTGCGACTGAACACCGGGACGATCTCGGTGACGATGCCGAAATAGGGCAGCGCCACGATGTAGACCTCCGGATGGCCGAAGAACCAGAACAGGTGCTGCCACAGGATCGCCCCGCCGTTGGCCGGGTCGAACACGTGCGCGCCGATCTGCCGATCGGCCAGCAGGGCGAACAGGGCCGCGGTGAGGATCGGGAAGGCGAGCAGGACCAGGATCGCGGTGAACAGGATGTTCCAGGTGAACAACGGCATCCGGAACAGGGTCATCCCGGGGGCGCGCAGGCAGAGGATCGTGGTGATCATGTTGACCGCGCCCAGGATGGTGCCCAGCCCGGACACGATCAGCCCGGTGATCCACAGATCCTCGCCGACTCCCGGTGAGTGCATCGCCTCCGACAGCGGGGAATAGGCGGTCCAGCCGAAGTCCGGCGCTCCGCCCGGGGTGAGGAAGGCCGACAGCACGATCAGCCCGCCGAACAGGTACAGCCAGTAGGAGAACGCGTTCAGCCGCGGGAACGCGACGTCGGGCGAGCCGATCTGCAGCGGCAGGATGTAGTTCGCGAACCCGAACAGGTTCGGCGTGGCATACAGCAGCAGCATGATCGTGCCGTGCATGGTGAACAGCTGGTTGTACTGCTCCGCGGAGAGGAATTGCAGCCCCGGCCGGGCCAGCTCGCCCCGCATCAGCAGCGCCATCGCCCCGCCGGCGAGGAAGAACGCCATCGAGGTACTCAGGTAGAGCAGCCCGATCTTCTTCGGATCGGTGGTCCGGACGAGCGCGAGCAGCACCGACCCCTTCTTCCCGCGCGCCTGAGGCACGGGCACCGGCACGGGGGCAGGCTGGGGTTTCAGCTCGGTCATCGCTCGTTCTCCCACACCCTCGGGAGCCCGCCCGGCCCGGACCCCCGAACAGCGGATATCCCGGGCGAGCCGGCGCTACACCTCGCCGCCGGAAATCGGCACATCACCGCGGCCCCCTTCCAGGAATAGTTGCCCGCCGGTCTCGCGGGAAACGGGCGGCTGTGCACGTAATCATCCGGCACGGCGAGCGCATGCGCCATCGAGAATCGAAACGTCCGTAGTGCCGGGTTTCCCGGCGAACGACGCAGGAGCGGTCCTTGACCGGATCGCCACCCATTCAGCCACACGCATTCCTGAACAGAATGCACCATCGCCGGGACAGATCCGCAGGACAACGCCAAGCACCACCGCTCGACGAGGTCCGGGTCCGAGCCGGCGGACCACGCAGCAGGGTGTGCGCCGCGTCCACGACTGACGACTCTCTCACCACCCGGCGGGCGCGGGCCAACCGCGCCCGAAGACTTCCATGCACGGGAGAATCTCACCCATTTCGACCACAAACGTATACCTGAATGGGTGGTTCACACCGCGACGCCAGCCCATACGGCCATTTCGAGGCCTACGACGATTCGCTTGCCCCGACGCCACGGCGCAATTCAACATGAGCGGGAACGCATCCCGGTATTGATTCTCCACCGTCGCCGGTTCCCGTGGCTCAGCCGCCCACCGTGGGCGACGCCCGTGGTTTCGCCAGTCTTACGCCCATTGGACGAGCCACGCCACGAGATCCCGGAGGCCTAGTCCGCACATGACACACCGTGGGAGACAGCCGGAACACTGCACATGATGCTGTGGCGCACATCCGATCGCGTTGATCCCGCGCAGCTACCGGATGATGCAGGTCTTCGGTGTGCCCAGCTTCCGGCTGGTGAACGCCGAGCGTGCCGGCACGTTGGTGAAATTCCACAGGAACCGGCCCCAGCGCTCGCTGGCCCGAGGCAAAGCCCAGAAGATCGTCGGCAAGGACCCGGCTTCAACCGCCGCGGCCTCTGGGACGCCATCGAGGCAACGCTTCCGCCGCCCACAGCTTCGAGTGCGGGCCGCCGTAACCATCCAGGGTGGCCGTGATGCCGCAGTCGTCCCGGAAGGCGATGCCCTCCTGGTTCGACGAGACGGTCAGGGTGTCGGCAAAGTCGGTGTGAGGGGCCCTTCACAGCCCGCGGAGGTCTGTGAAGGGGCCCTTCACAGACTCAGAGTCCGTGAAGGGCCCCTTCACAGACCCCGAGACAGGTCCGGCACACACCACGAGGTGATCGCGCGCCTCGAACACCTCCGCATCGCCCGCTGCCGGACGCAACCGACGAAGACGGCAGGCACCACCGATGATGACGCGGCAGCCACGGCGCTCTGCTGATCACGGGTCCTCGACCAATCTTTGCCGGGACCCTGGGCGAGACGATCGTGAAGAGATGCTCTTGGTCGGGAACCCTGTTTCCGGCGGAGAGACCAGGGCCGCAACCACAGCGACAACCCCGTCCGGCTCGCGGGAGTCCTTTGCGGACAAGAGAAGACGAACAAGTGCGGCCCGGCGACCACATCCTGGTCATCGGTGCGCGAGTCCCGCGCGATGCGGTATTCCTTGGCCTGCGGTGCTCCGGGCCTCCCGCTCTTGGCCGGGGAGGTCCTGTCCGGGGCGGTGGCGGGGCAGGCACGTCCCGCCACCGGGCTCCCGGCACGCATGCTTCAGGCGCTGCGCTCCGGGCACCGCCCTGCCAACGACCTTGCGGTGGCCACGCATCGGAGGTCTGCCGCAGGGGCGGTGGGCGCAGTTCCGCCGAGACCGCCCGCGGTGGCACCGGCGGCGACCTCGGCGGCGCGCTCAGCGATCGGTCCAGCTCGGCGCCGATCCGCTGCGCGGCGGTCTGGAAACTCAGCACCCCGACCAGGATCGCCTGCCCGCCGCCGACCACCGCGAACCCGGCCACGAGCTGGCCGCGCAGATGCACGGGCCTTCGCGGTGTAGCCGGCCCCGCGCACCGTGTGGATCCATCCACTACCTGATCGGTCCTCGCGCTCCCGGCTCCCGGCTCCCGGCTCCCGGCTCCCGGCTCCCGGCTCCCGGCTCCCGGCTCCCGGCTCCCGGCTCCCGGCTCCCGGCTCCCGGCTCCCGGCTCCCGGCTCCCGGCTCCCGGCTCCCGGCTCCCGGCTCCCGGCTCCCGGCTCCCGGCTCCCGGCTCCCGGCTCCCGGCTCCCGGCTCCCGGACCAGTATCGCGGGACGCCCGACGCGCACCTCCTGCGGCAGTGGATACCCGACATCGCCGAACACGACGTGTTCGTATGCGGCCCCGCGAGCTGGACCGGCACCGTCGTCGCGTCGGGCACCTCCGCCGGGGTTCCCGCCACGCACATCCACACCGAAACCTTCGCCTGGTGAGGAAGGCACCGCCCGATGCGCAAGATCGCCCTGGTTTTCGCCGCCACCGTCTCGGTGCTGGTCCTGCTGTTCAGCTACCGCACCCGCACGCACTCCGGCGCACTCGCCACCGCGCCGCAGAACCGCTCGCCGGCCGGGTCAGCCGTGCCGTCGGGCACCAACCCGCCCAGCGGCACATCCAGCACGCCGACGGGCACTTCCGGCACGTACGACGGCGGCGGCGCCGACACCCGCTACGGCCCGGTGCAGGTCGAGATCACCTCCACGGCCGGTCGCATCACCGCCGCCCGCACCCTGCAGACGCCCAGCGAAAACGGCCGGGACATCGAGTTCAACGATGCCGCCGTGCCCACTCTCATCCAGGAGACGCTGCAAGCCCAGAGCGCGCCCATCGACACCGCCAGCGGCGCCACCTACACCGCGGAGGGCTACGCCGCATCGCTGCAATCCGCGATCGACGCAGCCCACGGGTGACGCCGGCGCACGTCGCGAATCCGGCGCGATCTCAGCTCTCCGGCAGCAGGCAGGCGCGTTCGAACCAGGTGAGGAACAGTTCGTTCAGCTGGCTGATCACGGTCATGGTCCGCCGGTTCGTCGTGAGCATCACCAGCCCGGTGCGCGCCTCGGTGTCGATGGCGAGCCCGGAGTGGTAGAACAGCGTCGTGCCGCTGTGCCACCAGGAGGCCGGGCGATCGGTGAACCCGCGCCAGGCCAGTCCCTGCACGACCTGGCCTTTCCAGTTCGACCCGATGATCGGGAAGTCCGGACCGTCCTCGTAGTGCGCGGAAAAGTACGGCTGCCGGGTCCGGCGCATCGCGCGGGCCAGCACCGTGTCCTCGTTCTCGGTCGTGGCCCGGATCTGCGCCTCGGCGAAGCCGAGCAGGTCGTTCGCCGTCGAGCGCAGTCCGCCCTGGCTCATCATGACGTCGTGGTACCAGTTCGGCAGGGGCTGGCCCTCCGCGTCAAAGGCGACCTGCATGCGCTGCAGCTGGTCGAGCGTGATCGTGTAGAAGGTGTCCGTGAGGCCCAGCGGTTCGAGGACCAGCTCCCGCAGCAGCTGCTCGTAAGGCTTGCCACCCACCAGTTCGCAGATGTGCCCGAGCGTGCCCATGCCCATCACCGAGTACAGGAACCCGGTTCCAGCCGGATGCGCGAACTTCGCGGTCTCCAGGTCGGAGTAGAGGTCTTCCTTCCGGTACCGCAGGTAGTGCGTGTAGGTGCCGAACGGCGGCAGCTCGCCGCGAAGTTCGGTCTGCTGGTAGTAAAGGTGGATGTCGCCGGTCGACACCAGGCCCGAGCTGTGCGTGGCGAGCTGTTTCAGCGTGATCGCCGCGACGTCCGGGGCCAGGTTCAGAAACGGCAGGTGCTTGCCGATCGGATCGTCGATCGACAGCCGCCCCTGGTCCTCCAGGACGGCCAGCACGGTGTTCGAGAAGGTCTTCGAGATCGAGCCGATCTCGTAGATCGAGTCCGGCTCCGGGACCGGCGCGAGTTCCGCGCCCGGCGTCCGGAAACCGCGCAGGACGCGCTGCCCCCGTACGGTCAGCCCCAGGCTGAAGGTGGCCTCGGGGCAGTCCGTCAGGTATTCGCCGATCTGCCGCTCGATGTCGGCCACCAGCGTGTCGATGGTCATATCGGGCTTCACCTTTGCACGAGGGCCTGCCACGAGGGGGTCCGGCCGGGCGGGGCAAGCGGTCGCGCACCGGCCCCGCCCCACCCGGCCGGAGACTCAGAAGATCGGGACCTCGTCGAGCTGGTAGACGGGCGGGGTCTCGCCCATCAGGTGCCGGACGAAGTAGTCCCACCGCTTCCGGATGAAGTACGCCCGGTGCACCATCATGTGGTGATCGGCGTTCGGCACGATCAGCAGGTCGAAGTCCTTGTCGGCCTTCATCAACGCGTCCACCAGGCGCATCGTGCCGTGCGGGGTGGCGTTGTCGTCCATTTCGCCGTGGATCAGCAGCAGCTTGCCCTTGAGCTGATGGGCCAGCGAGACGTTCGCCTGCCGGGCGAAGTCGAAGTCCTCGGTGAGCCCGAAGAACTTCTCGCCCCACCATGCGTGGTTGATCCGGTTGTCGTGGTTGCCCGCGGACGACACCGCGACCCGGTAGAAGTCCGGCGCCTGCAGGATCGAGCGGGCCGAGGCGAAGCCCCCGGCCGAGTACCCGTAGATCCCCACCCGATCCAGGTCCATCCACGAGCGGCTCTCGCCGAGCTGCTTGATCGCCGCCACGTGGTCGTCCACGAACACCGCGTCCCCGGAGACCCGCGAGTGATCCTGGAACGGCTGCGAACGCAGCGCGCCGCCCCGCCCGTCGACCACGGTCACCACGAAACCGAGCGCGGCGAACGCTTCCGGGTGGTTGAACCCGGCGACCGAACCGGTGAACGGGCCGGGCGACGTCGGGAACCGCATGGGAGCAGAGGAAATCTGCGGTCCCGGATAGATGCAGTCCAGCACCGGGTAGGTCTTGGCCGGATCGAAATCGAAGGGCCGGTAGACCGCGCAGTAGACATCCGTCACGCCGTCCGCGGCCTTCACCACGGCCCGCTCCGGCGCGGTCCAGCCGGTCGCGTACAGCGCCGAAGCGTCCGCCCGCTCCAGCTCGGTCACCACCGTGCCGGCGCGATCGCGCAGCACCGTCACCGGCGGTTCGTCCCACCGGGACGCGATGTCCACGAAGTACCGGCCGGACTTGGACGGGGTCGCGACGTGGTCAAGACCGTCGGAGGTGATGGCCTCGACCACTCCGCCGTCCAGCGACACCGCGCACAGCTGCTGGAGATACGGATCGGCTTCCTTGTCATGGCCGCCCGCGGTGAACACCACCCGGCGGGCGTCCTCGTCGACCGTGACGACGTGCCGGACCATCCACTCGCCCGACGTCAGCGTGGTGACCGTGCCGTCCGGGTCGTAGCGGTACAAGTGCCCGAAGCCGGAACGCTGGGACCACCACAGCACCTCGCCGGTGGAGAGCGTGCGGATGTTGCAGTCCTGCTGCTGCGGGCCGTACAGGATGTGCGAAGTGCTGCTCTCCCGCACGAGCACCTTGACCGCACCGGTCGCCGCGTCGAGTTCGTGCAGCGCGACGTTGTGGTCGCCGCGGTCGTTGGACAGCCAGTACGCCTTGGTCTGGTCCTTGCTCCACCACACCCAGCCGTACGCGATCGCGGGCACGAACGGCATGGTGACCGGCCCGCAGTCGGCCTTGACCGACTTGCCGGTCGCCGCGTCGAAGACGAAGAACTCCGCGCTCGCGACCTTCTCCTCCCCCGGCAGCGCGTAGCGGTAGGACAGCACCCGCGGCCGCCCGCCGTCGAACGGGGACGAGCGGACGAGGTGCATCAACTCGACACCGCGCTGGTCGAGGCGGTGGGTCACGAACCGCGTGGAATCGGGCGACCACACCACCAGCGGCGTCAGCTTGAGGCCCAGATTCTCCTGCATCACCAAGGCGGCGACCTGATCGGTCATCCCGGCATAGGCGTTCCCGTCCACCCCGTCGGTGGTCAGCTGCCGTTCTTCGCCGGTCTCGGTGTCGCGCAGAACGAGGTTGTGGTCCCGGGTCAGCACCGCCCAGCGCCCGTCCGGCGAGAGCGCCTCGCCCTGCCGGACCTCGCCGAGGTCGGTGGCGGTGTAACTGTCGAGGTCGACCTCGACCTGCCGGGTCACGGCGGTCACCCGCACCGCACCGTCGCGCTGCTCGATGTCACTGATCGGCAGCGCGTCCGCGGCGGGTGCGGTGTCCAGCACCGTCGCAAGCGCGGTGGCCATCCGGACGTGGTCGAACGCCGGCCGCCGGGTGCCGACCTCGGCGTCCACCACCACGAACTCGTGACCGGTCCCGACCTGGTTGCGGTACCAGAAGGTCTCAGTGCCCTCGAACCAGGTGGGCAGTACACCGGAGGAACTGATCAGCTTCCGCAGCTTGTGCGGCAGCATCGCTTCGGCAGTGGCGTAGCGGCCGGAGAGATCGGGCACGGGCTGGCTCCTTCTGTCGTCGTCGGCGGGGTCAGGCATTCGTCGTCCGGAGCGTGGACAGGAACGCGATCAGGTCGGTCTTCATCCCGGCGAGCGAAGGCTCGTGCAGGTAGATCATGTGGCCCGACTCGTAACGCTTCATGGTCACGTTGCGCGCCTGCTCCGGTTCGAGGTGCAGGTGGTCGAAGGTCAGCTCGGCGGAGAAGTACGGCGTCCCGAGGTCGTAATAACCGCTCTGCAGCAGCACTTTCAGGTGCGGCGCGCGGTTCAGCGACGCACGCAGCTGCGTCGCGGTCTCCAGCTGCGGGGTCCAGATGCCGTTCTGCTCGGAGGCACGTCCCTTCCATTTCGGGAAGTAGGTCTGCGGGCGGTACGACAGCCCCAGGTCCCCTTCCCATCCGAGGTCCTCGCGCAGGTGGCGGTTGAGCGCCCGCGCCGCCGGGCTCCAGACCATCGTCATACTGGGGTCGTTCTCGAACTTCTCGCCGACAACGTCGGAGTCGATGCCCGTCCAGCGGGTGTCGAGCCTGCCGACGGTGCGCCGCCGGTCACGCAGCAGCGCCTTCATGTAACGCCAAATGTCGACCCGCAGGTTCGAGCCGCGGACCAGCTCGGCCGACAGCCCGGTCAGCTCGGCCACGCGCTTGGCGATCCGGTCCTGCTCCCCTTCGGTGAGCCGCGAGCCCTTCAGCAGGGCCAGGGGGTATTCGTTGAGCGCGAAGTCCTCGGCCTCGGCGGCAAGGGTGGGCAGATCTCCGGACACCACGCCGTGGTAGAGCGCGGTGGCCGCGTAGCTGGGCAGCATGCCGGCCGGGCCGAATACCGAGCCGATGCCGAACGACGCGCCGGCGACGTCCATGATCGAGGAGACCAGCACGACCCCGTCGACGTAGAGCATGGGGAAGCCCTGCAGGTAATCGGCGACCGCCGGGGCGCGCAGCGTCCCGTAGCTCTCGCCCATCAGCACGATCGGGCTCTCGCCCCGGCGCTCGCGGTCGACGAACTCCACCACGAAATCGCCCACGGCAGCCGCGTCCTCGTCGACCCCGTGGAACAGGTCGAGCTCCTCGCCCGGCGCCACCCGGCTGAACCCGGTGCTCGGCGCGTCGAGGAACACCAGGTCCGCGACGTCCAGCAGCGAATACTCGTTCTCCTGCAGCTGCCAGCGCGAGGTGTCGAACAGCGGGTCGCCCTCGAACGCGATCCGGCGCGGGCCGAAGCCGTACATGTGCAGCCAGATCGTCGAGGAGCCCGGCCCGCCGTTCCAGATGAAGATCAGCGGCCGGTCGCGCCGCGACTCCACATCGTCGCGGAAGTAGGCGGCGTAGAAGATGGCCACCTTAGGCGTCGACTGCTCCTCGCCGTCGTGCAGCACCAGCCGGCCGGTCTTGGCCGTGTAGCCGATCCGCTCACCGTTGATCGTCACGCTGTGCCGCGTGACGAACTGCTGGTCCTCCAACGGTTTCGCGTCCTTCTCGGCCGGCTTCTCGGTGGTCGCGGTGTCCGACATCGGGAACCTCTCCTAGTGGGTGGCGGGGACGGTGGCAGGGCGGGCGCGC
It includes:
- a CDS encoding S9 family peptidase — its product is MPDLSGRYATAEAMLPHKLRKLISSSGVLPTWFEGTETFWYRNQVGTGHEFVVVDAEVGTRRPAFDHVRMATALATVLDTAPAADALPISDIEQRDGAVRVTAVTRQVEVDLDSYTATDLGEVRQGEALSPDGRWAVLTRDHNLVLRDTETGEERQLTTDGVDGNAYAGMTDQVAALVMQENLGLKLTPLVVWSPDSTRFVTHRLDQRGVELMHLVRSSPFDGGRPRVLSYRYALPGEEKVASAEFFVFDAATGKSVKADCGPVTMPFVPAIAYGWVWWSKDQTKAYWLSNDRGDHNVALHELDAATGAVKVLVRESSTSHILYGPQQQDCNIRTLSTGEVLWWSQRSGFGHLYRYDPDGTVTTLTSGEWMVRHVVTVDEDARRVVFTAGGHDKEADPYLQQLCAVSLDGGVVEAITSDGLDHVATPSKSGRYFVDIASRWDEPPVTVLRDRAGTVVTELERADASALYATGWTAPERAVVKAADGVTDVYCAVYRPFDFDPAKTYPVLDCIYPGPQISSAPMRFPTSPGPFTGSVAGFNHPEAFAALGFVVTVVDGRGGALRSQPFQDHSRVSGDAVFVDDHVAAIKQLGESRSWMDLDRVGIYGYSAGGFASARSILQAPDFYRVAVSSAGNHDNRINHAWWGEKFFGLTEDFDFARQANVSLAHQLKGKLLLIHGEMDDNATPHGTMRLVDALMKADKDFDLLIVPNADHHMMVHRAYFIRKRWDYFVRHLMGETPPVYQLDEVPIF
- the ctaD gene encoding cytochrome c oxidase subunit I; protein product: MTELKPQPAPVPVPVPQARGKKGSVLLALVRTTDPKKIGLLYLSTSMAFFLAGGAMALLMRGELARPGLQFLSAEQYNQLFTMHGTIMLLLYATPNLFGFANYILPLQIGSPDVAFPRLNAFSYWLYLFGGLIVLSAFLTPGGAPDFGWTAYSPLSEAMHSPGVGEDLWITGLIVSGLGTILGAVNMITTILCLRAPGMTLFRMPLFTWNILFTAILVLLAFPILTAALFALLADRQIGAHVFDPANGGAILWQHLFWFFGHPEVYIVALPYFGIVTEIVPVFSRKPLYGYRLMVLATLSITALSATVWAHHMFATGSVLLPFFSILTFLIAVPTGIKFFNWIGTMWRGTLSFETPMLWSVGFMVTFLLGGLTGVLLAAPAVDFHVHDSYFVVAHFHYVLFGTIVFATFAGIYFWFPKMTGRMLHEGLGRWHFWTTFLGFHATFLVQHWLGAEGMPRRYADYLSTDGFTLLNTISTIGSFILGASMVVFLWNVVRSYRYGEKVEVDDPWGFGNSLEWATSCPPPRHNFLDLPRIRSERPAFELHYPEMRERLSAERHVRTGRDR
- a CDS encoding FMN-binding protein, translated to MRKIALVFAATVSVLVLLFSYRTRTHSGALATAPQNRSPAGSAVPSGTNPPSGTSSTPTGTSGTYDGGGADTRYGPVQVEITSTAGRITAARTLQTPSENGRDIEFNDAAVPTLIQETLQAQSAPIDTASGATYTAEGYAASLQSAIDAAHG
- a CDS encoding serine hydrolase domain-containing protein translates to MTIDTLVADIERQIGEYLTDCPEATFSLGLTVRGQRVLRGFRTPGAELAPVPEPDSIYEIGSISKTFSNTVLAVLEDQGRLSIDDPIGKHLPFLNLAPDVAAITLKQLATHSSGLVSTGDIHLYYQQTELRGELPPFGTYTHYLRYRKEDLYSDLETAKFAHPAGTGFLYSVMGMGTLGHICELVGGKPYEQLLRELVLEPLGLTDTFYTITLDQLQRMQVAFDAEGQPLPNWYHDVMMSQGGLRSTANDLLGFAEAQIRATTENEDTVLARAMRRTRQPYFSAHYEDGPDFPIIGSNWKGQVVQGLAWRGFTDRPASWWHSGTTLFYHSGLAIDTEARTGLVMLTTNRRTMTVISQLNELFLTWFERACLLPES
- a CDS encoding catalase, translating into MTTLSPPGGRGPTAPEDFHARENLTHFDHKRIPEWVVHTATPAHTAISRPTTIRLPRRHGAIQHERERIPVLILHRRRFPWLSRPPWATPVVSPVLRPLDEPRHEIPEA
- the cmtR gene encoding Cd(II)/Pb(II)-sensing metalloregulatory transcriptional regulator CmtR codes for the protein MVTCETRESALARLGRALADPTRCRILVALLDGVRYPARLAEHLGLSRSNVSNHLACLRGCGLVVAAYEGRQVRYALADPHLARALGELTQVVLAVAPTDACADEDRVVTR
- a CDS encoding S10 family peptidase, yielding MSDTATTEKPAEKDAKPLEDQQFVTRHSVTINGERIGYTAKTGRLVLHDGEEQSTPKVAIFYAAYFRDDVESRRDRPLIFIWNGGPGSSTIWLHMYGFGPRRIAFEGDPLFDTSRWQLQENEYSLLDVADLVFLDAPSTGFSRVAPGEELDLFHGVDEDAAAVGDFVVEFVDRERRGESPIVLMGESYGTLRAPAVADYLQGFPMLYVDGVVLVSSIMDVAGASFGIGSVFGPAGMLPSYAATALYHGVVSGDLPTLAAEAEDFALNEYPLALLKGSRLTEGEQDRIAKRVAELTGLSAELVRGSNLRVDIWRYMKALLRDRRRTVGRLDTRWTGIDSDVVGEKFENDPSMTMVWSPAARALNRHLREDLGWEGDLGLSYRPQTYFPKWKGRASEQNGIWTPQLETATQLRASLNRAPHLKVLLQSGYYDLGTPYFSAELTFDHLHLEPEQARNVTMKRYESGHMIYLHEPSLAGMKTDLIAFLSTLRTTNA
- a CDS encoding cation transporter, which gives rise to MTAGEADCCAPGAVPDDGRKALLRRRIRWLVAGTITYNVIEAVVAIAAGSVASSAALVAFGLDSVAEVLSAVAVAWQFAGADPERRERAALRVIAVSFFLLAAYVAGDSVWSLVRSEAPEHSTAGIVLAAVSLVIMPVLSGAQRRAGRELGSASAVADSKQTLLCTYLSAVLLGGLLLNAVFGWSWADPVAALVIAVVAVREGREAWRGDHCC